A section of the Ovis canadensis isolate MfBH-ARS-UI-01 breed Bighorn chromosome 1, ARS-UI_OviCan_v2, whole genome shotgun sequence genome encodes:
- the VANGL2 gene encoding vang-like protein 2 produces the protein MDTESQYSGYSYKSGHSRSSRKHRDRRDRHRSKSRDGSRGDKSVTIQAPGEPLLDNESTRGDERDDNWGETTTVVTGTSEHSISHDDLTRIAKDMEDSVPLDCSRHLGVAAGATLALLSFLTPLAFLLLPPLLWREELEPCGTACEGLFISVAFKLLILLLGSWALFFRRPKAALPRVFVLRALLMVLVFLLVVSYWLFYGVRILDARERSYQGVVQFAVSLVDALLFVHYLAVVLLELRQLQPQFTLKVVRSTDGASRFYNVGHLSIQRVAVWILEKYYHDFPVYNPALLNLPKSVLAKKVSGFKVYSLGEENSTNNSTGQSRAVIAAAARRRDNSHNEYYYEEAEHERRVRKRRARLVVAVEEAFTHIKRLQEEEQKNPREVMDPREAAQAIFASMARAMQKYLRTTKQQPYHTMESILQHLEFCITHDMTPKAFLERYLAAGPTIQYHKERWLAKQWTLVSEEPVTNGLKDGIVFLLKRQDFSLVVSTKKVPFFKLSEEFVDPKSHKFVMRLQSETSV, from the exons ATGGACACCGAGTCCCAGTACTCGGGCTATTCCTACAAGTCTGGCCACTCCCGCAGCTCCCGCAAGCACAG GGACCGCCGGGACCGACACCGCTCTAAGAGCCGAGACGGGAGCCGGGGGGACAAGTCGGTGACGATCCaggctccaggggagcccctgctGGACAATGAGTCCACGAGAGGGGATGAGCGG GACGACAACTGGGGGGAGACGACCACAGTGGTAACGGGCACCTCGGAGCACAGCATCTCCCACGATGACCTCACGCGCATCGCCAAGGACATGGAAGACAGCGTCCCGCTGGACTGCTCCCGGCACCTGGGTGTGGCGGCGGGGGCTACGCTGGCCCTGCTCTCTTTCCTCACGCCTCTGGCTTTCCTGCTGCTGCCGCCACTGCTGTGGCGGGAGGAGCTGGAGCCGTGCGGGACGGCCTGCGAAGGCCTCTTCATCTCCGTGGCCTTCAAGCTGCTCATCCTGCTGCTGGGCAGTTGGGCCCTGTTCTTCCGCCGGCCCAAGGCCGCTCTGCCGCGCGTCTTCGTGCTGCGCGCCCTGCTCATGGTGCTCGTCTTCCTGCTCGTCGTGTCCTACTGGCTCTTCTACGGTGTCCGCATCCTGGACGCCCGCGAGCGCAGCTACCAGGGCGTGGTGCAGTTTGCCGTGTCGCTGGTGGACGCCCTGCTCTTTGTGCACTACCTGGCCGTGGTCCTGCTGGAGCTGCGCCAGCTCCAGCCGCAGTTTACGCTCAAGGTCGTGCGCTCCACCGACGGGGCCAGCCGCTTCTACAACGTGGGCCATCTCAG CATCCAGCGTGTGGCAGTGTGGATCCTGGAGAAGTATTACCATGACTTCCCTGTCTACAACCCTGCCCTCCTCAACCTGCCCAAGTCCGTCCTGGCCAAGAAAGTGTCTGGCTTCAAGGTGTATTCCCTCGGAGAGG AAAACAGTACCAACAACTCCACGGGTCAGTCCCGAGCTGTGATCGCAGCGGCGGCCCGCAGGCGGGACAACAGCCACAACGAGTACTACTACGAGGAGGCCGAGCATGAGCGGAGGGTGCGCAAGCGGAGGGCCAG GCTTGTGGTGGCAGTGGAGGAGGCCTTCACCCACATTAAGCGGCTGCAGGAAGAGGAGCAGAAGAACCCCAGGGAGGTGATGGACCCCCGGGAGGCAGCCCAGGCCATCTTCGCATCCATGGCCCGTGCCATGCAGAAGTACCTTCGCACGACCAAGCAGCAGCCTTACCACACCATGGAGAGCATCTTGCAGCACCTTGAGTTCTGCATCACGCATGACATGACGCCCAAG GCCTTCCTGGAGCGGTACCTGGCAGCTGGACCAACCATCCAGTATCACAAGGAACGCTGGCTGGCCAAACAGTGGACACTTGTGAGCGAGGAGCCGGTAACCAATGGGCTCAAGGATGGCATTGTTTTTCTCTTGAAACGCCAGGACTTCAGCCTGGTGGTCAGCACCAAGAAGGTCCCATTCTTCAAACTCTCCGAGGAATTTGTGGACCCCAAGTCGCACAAGTTTGTCATGAGGCTGCAGTCTGAGACCTCAGTGTGA